A window of Sphingobacterium kitahiroshimense genomic DNA:
CCCCTAACAATAGATGGATCGCAGCTTACAGATGCTGGATATGCGCGTTTTGCGCCTTTGTTGGCAGACCTAATTTTTGGGAAGGCTGATGATAAAAATGAAGATAACCGTGATCTTGTACGTCATGCTGTTCTTGAAAAAAATTGGATGTGGCATAACGATATTAAAATTCCGAATGGGGTACATGCTTATGGTAGAAGATATGATCCATTTGGGCCTGATAATTACCCTGCTGAAATTAAGAAAATCCGAGAAATGACTGCGATCAGAGATACGGCAATCTGGCTGGCTGCGCATGGAAAGAAAATGGATGTGGCGGCAGCGGATAAAAAGACAACCCCTGTACCTGAAGTAAAAACAAACTATGATCCTGGAAAGAATGGCAATTTGGCTTATCTGTACGGGGATGATGCTTTAGCAACCCTGAAAGTTGCCCCAGGTTTTAAGATTGATCTTTTTGCTTCAGAAAAGGAATTTCCAGATTTGGCTAATCCTTGTCAAATTACGTTTGATAATAAAGGTCGTTTATGGGTTGCTACAATGCCTAGTTACCCTCACTATAAACCAGGAGACTCGAAACCTAATGACAAGTTGATTATACTCGAAGATACTGATCAGGATGGTAAAGCAGATAAGCAGACCGTTTTTGCGGATGGACTACATCTTCCTGTAGGCTTCGAAATTACTGCTGACGGTGTTTATCTGTCTCAAGGAACTAATTTTATGCTTTTAAAAGATACGGATGGCGATGATCGGGCTGATGTCAGAGAGATTTTATTGAGTGGTTTTGATGATCACGATACCCATCATAATATTCATGCCTTTACGGTCGATCCTTCGGGAGCAATCATTATGGGAGAAGGAGTATTTTTACATTCTAATATAGAAACTTCTTATGGGCCTGTTCGTGGTACGAATGGTGGTTTTTACCGTTATAGTCCACAACGTCGCTATTTGGAACGGATGGCGCAGCCTAATGTACCCAACCCCTGGGGGATAGCTTTTGATGAATGGGGGCAAAATTTTTATGCTGAAACCTCCGGACCTGATGTCAGCTGGATGCTGCCCGTGACTATAAAACCTAAATATGGTGTAGCAACGACTAAATCCCGAAATCTGGTACAGGATGAACATCGGGTGCGACCGACTTCTGGTCTTGAGTTTGTTTCAAGCCGCCATTTCCCAGATTCTCTACAAGGTGATTTCTTGATCAACAATACCATCGGCTTTTTAGGAACGAAAGAACACCGGTTGAATGATGATGGGACGGGTTACAAAAGTACACATCGACAGGACTTATTGCAGAGTTCTGACAAGAATTTTAGGCCTGTTGATCTGGAATTTGCTCCGGATGGGTCTCTATATATTGCGGATTGGCACAATATCTTAATCGGGCATATGCAGCATAATGCCCGTGATCCGTTGCGCGATCATGTACACGGACGTATTTATCGGATCACTTACCCGTCAAGACCACTTTTAAAACCGGCTCAAATTGCTGGAGCATCTATTCCTCAATTGCTTGATAATCTGAAATTACCGGAATACCGTACCCGTTATCGTACCCGTGCTGAACTCCGGGGGCGGAAATCCTCAGAAGTACTGCCACAATTAAAAAACTGGGTAGCGAAATTGGATAAAAGTAATCCGAAATATGCGCATCAGCTGGTTGAAGCATTATGGGTAAGCTGGGGTTTGAATCAGGTTGATCAAGAGTTGTTGAGGAAGGTGTTGAAATCGGATGATTATCATGCTCGGGCTGCAGCAGTAAGGGTATTGCGCTATACGGGGCATCAGGTAAAAGATCATGAAAAGTTGCTGATGCAGGCCGCATCTGATCCGCACGGCCGTGTACGTCTTGAGGTGCTTACCGCCGCATCTTGGATGCCAAGGGAGAAAGGCATGCCGATCATGCTGGCAATAGCTAAAAAGGGTGTTGATGATTGGATCGAACCTGCCTATACAATGGCTGTTGCTAATTTGACTAGGAGGGAGGAATTGAAGGATGATAGTCCAGATAAAGTCAAAACGTCTCTTACCGGAATAGAACGTGATCAGTATATTAAAGGTAAGGCCCTTTTTGCAAAAGAAGGATTTTGTATCACCTGTCATCAAGCTGATGGCAATGGTTTACCGATGTCTGGTTTTCCACCTCTTCATGGAACGAAATGGGTGACAGGTAGCCAAGATCGTTTAATTAAAGTAGTACTTAAAGGTTTACATGGGCCGATGGAAGTCAATGGAACAAAATTTCCGGGTCAGGTACCGATGACACCCTTTGAAGGAATGCTCAGTGATGAGGAAGTGGCCGCGGTATTAACATATGTACGCAATTCCTTTGGGAACAAAGCATCTGCAGTTTCCAAAGAAAAAGTAAAAGCAGTCAGGGCAGCTTCAGAAAGCAAAAAGGGGTTTTATGCTCCAGCGGAATTGTTGCAGGAGTTTTCATTAGAAAAGTAATGTTACGAACTTATTTGATACTAAGGGTTAAGTAGTGTTATGCTACTTAACCTTTTTTATATCGCCGATACCCTTAAGCTTGCTTCTGTAGGGCACTCAAATTATAGACACTTCTACTTTCTGTTTTTTCGTCCCGTAAAAGCGCCAGTACATTGGTGATGGTATAGACGCACATGTGTCTATAGGTCGTAGCAGTAAGGCTACCGGAGTGCGGAGTAATGAGTGTATGTCGATGATCGACAAGTGCGTCCGGATGCTTTGGAGGTTCTTCTGGTAATACATCGGCAGCAAAACCTGCAAGGCTGTTTGTATTTAGTGCCTTTACAAGTGCTTCATGATCGATCAATGCTCCTCGGGCTGTGTTAATGAGTAAAGCCGTAGGTTTCATCAGATTGAGCTCCTGCGCACCCAATAAGGTTCCGATAACAGTAGTATAGGGGAGATGGAGACTGACAATATCGGCCTGTTGCAGGAGTTCTGTTTGTGTAACCTGTCGATAAGGAACATCTTTGGTAGATCGGCTTGAATATATGACCTTCATACCAAATGCATCAGCTAGTTTAGCCACACGTTGACCTATATTGCCCAGACCGATAATACCAAGGGTCTTTCCATGGAGCTCATCTCCGTTATATTGGTTACGCCAGTTCCAGTTGTTATTTTTTACCTGCTGAATGGATTCGTACAGGTTGCGTGTGAGCATAAGCATGAGGGCTAGAGTATGTTCTGCAATTGTTGAAGCATTGGATGCAGGAGCATGTATGATGCTGATATTGCGAGCAGTTGCTTCATGTACATCAATATTATCAAGTCCTACGCCACATCGGGCGACCGCCTGTAGGGCGGGACAAGCATCCAATAGTGCCTTGTTGATCTGACCCTTTCCACGGGTAATGATGGCGTTTATGGTGTATTTGTCAATTGCTTTCTGCAATGAAATACTGTCGTAGCCTGTCAGTACGTTAACTTGATCTTGCAGCATGACTAAGGCTTCTTCAGCTATAGTTTCCAGTAATAAAACGTTTTTTTTGATTGTCATATGATGGGATTCCGCAGTACTCTTTATTGGCGTTTATTTATGATATAAGGTAGCTTCATCAGATTTGTATCCCCTGAAATCATTTCTATTGGAAATATAGATACCTTCTTCATAGAGATCGTCTTCTAGAATAAGTGGATCAATTTCACTGCCCGGTGCTGATGATATTTCGACGAGATTGCCTGCTGGGTCACGTAGAAAAAGCTGCATGGCACCATCTGGTAATTTTCTTACTTTCCCCCAGGGTGTAATATCGATCAGCTGGAGTTCTTTCATGCGAAAAAAAATCTTGTTAAAATCATCTACTTGAACGCAAATATGTCCGCGAAATGAAGGCGTATCTTCCCATTCCGAGAGATGAAGCTGTTGCTCATCATTAAATTTAAAAAACATCACAGGGTAATCAAATCTAAAGGCAGCAAGGGGTTCCAGACCCAGTTCGTTTTGATAAAATGCTGCTGCCTTTTCAAGATTATCTACGATAAGTGTAACGTGGTTGATTTTGATTGCCCGTGCCATATCTATTGATTTATTTTGTTAGTTAGATTTTCTGTTTAAACTCATTAATAAAATTCCAGTTGGGTGTTAGTCCCAGCCCCGGTGCCACTGGAGCCGCGATGACGCCATCAGTAACTGTAATCTGCTCGTGGACCAGATCATACATCATAGGATTACCTCCAAGTGAAAACTCAATGATTGTTGCGGCCTGGGATGCAAATGCGACATGGAGCCCTGCCATAAATGAGAAAGCAGAACCCCAACAGTGCGGAGCAAGTTCTAATTGATGAACACTTGCTAGGTGTCCTACGCGCATGGTTTCGGAAATACCTCCAATAATCGCTGCATCGGGCTGTATGACATCTAGCGCTCTGACTTCAAGTAAATCGCGGATGTCAAAGCTTGTAAATTCACTTTCTCCTGCAGCTATGGGAATTGTAGTGGAAGCTCGGACTTCTGCTGTACCGTGTCTATTGTCAGGATTAATGGGTTCTTCAAACCAGTACAGATTACAATCTTCTACTCCTCGACAGAACTGTTTTGCTTCAGGTACACTAAAGGTACCGTGTGCATCTGTCATGAGTTTAATGTGAGGACCGAGTGCTTTTCTTGCGGCTTTGACACGGTCAATACTGTTTTGGACAGTTTGATCCATGATACCGACACGCATTTTTACGGCATTAAATCCTTTAGCAACATAACTATTGAGCTGCTCGCCTATATGATCAACGGAAGCCCAGCCACCACTGGCGTACGCAGGCATTTGTTCGCGACAGGCTCCGCCAAGAAGGTCCATAACAGGTACTCCCAAAGCTTTACCTTTTAAATCCCACAGAGCGGTGTCGATACCGCTCATTGCGGCTATAGTTAATCCTCTTCGACCAAGGATAGGGAATCTTCGACCTCTTGTGAGTGCATAATGATCGCGTGTGCCATTGTACATCTCCTCCCAAAGACGGTTTATATTTTTTGCATTTTTACCAATTAAAATGGGTTTTAATTCATTTTCAATGCAGCTTACTATGGATGCGCATACTCCAGATGATCCGACAGCTGCTTTTGCCTCTCCGAAACCTTGAAGACCATCTTCAGTGGTAACGACCACGAGTGTCATGTCGAAATTGGTTAGCAGACCGTAATCTGAAAAATGCTGTTTTTCTTTTGGTATAGGACATCCCAGCCAGAATGCTTCTATGTTTGTTATCTTCATTGTTTCTATTTCTAATAGGGTAAATAATGCTATTTACCGAAATTTAATATTGATTACTCCTTAGTCTGTGATATCAAGTTCGATGAGTTATTCAATTGCATTATTGCTGGTGTTGCGAAAAGCTCATTTTATATTTTTGAATCCTGCTCGGATGTTGTAGCCTACAACATTTTTTGTGACAGCTACTTAATAAGTTTGGACAAAATCTCGAATGATTTCTGAGTGAGCATTGTATAAAACTCTTCCGAAACTGATGCACTGCCATGATCTTCAAGAAATTTCTTTTGTTCAGGAGAGAGGTTTTCGGGATGCTCATCAATAGAATTGGGGTAAGGGTTTGCAGGAGTACGGTCCAAAGGTGAACAAAATTCCACAGACAGCACTTCGTTATAACCAATCTGATCGAGTGTTTCAAGTATTTTACTCCAATTCAGCGTGCCCATTCCCGGAGCCATCCTATTGTTGTCGGCAACATGGAAACCAACAAGTTTTCCTTTGGCTCGTTTGATTGCTTCATAGAGATCATCTTCTTCGATGTTCATATGAAAGGTGTCAAGGCACACACCGCAATCGGGACCTACGGCCGCAGCAAGTGCTAATGCTTGATCACCTCTGTTAACGAAATAGGTTTCAAATCTATTGATTGGTTCAATACCGATCAATATGCCTGATGACTGTGTGTAGTGATATACGTCTTGTAGTGAGTCAATGGCCCATTGCCATTCTTCTTCGGGTCTGCCGTCGGGTATGATTTTACCCACCGTACCGGGCACCACAGAGATCATGTGACCATCGAGTTCCTTAACCATGCGCGCCACATCTTTGACATATTGTATGGATTTGGAGCGCTGAGCTTCATCTTTAGCCAGTAAATTTCGATCTCCTAACATCAATGTGACAGAGCCCCAACATGATAATCCATATTGTTTTAAAAGTTTTCTGACCTCTTTCGTGTCATAATGTTCTGGACTACCAGCAATTTCAATTTTAGTATAGCCTAAACTGGAGGCTCTGCGAATTGTTGTTTCTATTGTTTCGGCTCGCATCCAGTTATGTATCGATAATTCCATAGGGTATGTAATGTTTCGGATAAAGTATATCGTGTGTATTGAAGCTATTGTTGTCTATAGGGAACGTTGATATCTATTTTTCCTGCCCATTTCTTAGGGATAGGTTTTCCTACAGTCCAATGTATGGCATTAATCAGTAACCGCTGAAAACTTGCTATATTAAAATCATCGGGATGACCAAGTGTTGTTGTGAAAACTTTTCCTCCAGCAGCGGTTTTCCAGGTCCACGCCACAGGATTTTCAACTGCTTTTTTATCTGGATCTACAGCTTTTCCCATTAATAACCAAGTTGATCCTTTTGATGGATAATCGGGTACAACATGGTACAACCAGGAGCGTACATGAAAGTTTGGATCTACTCCTGTTAAGATCGGATTTTTACTTTGTGTGGGAATAATGGATACATCGGTACTGGAATTATGACCGTAATGGGTGTGACCACCTTTGCCCCATCCTGGAGGACCTCCCAAAGCAAATTCACCAAAAGCATTCCATTTCTCCAAGGGATGTCCACTGGGATAATTAAAAGCATGTGTGCTGGTTCTGAAACCAATAACCGGCTTTCCGGATTTTAAATAATCGTCGATATGTTTAACTTGATCGGCAGGTAATAGTCTCCAACGAAGGTAGAAAATAGCAAGATCGGCATCTTTTAGAGCTTCTAGTCCCGGGATATTTTCTTCTGAATTATAGTCAGGACTTGCTTTTAGCACCAAAGTTCGCATGCCATAGTTTTTCTCAAGTTCGGCTGCTATCATAGGCAGGGTTTCTTCGCCACTGTATTCGTGGTCGCCCGTTACAAATACAATTAGAGGTTTTTTGACTGTTTTCTTTTTGCTTTGACCAGCAGATGGAGATACATTTGATAGCAATATGCCTATTGTAATTAAACATATAATGCTTTTTAGATGCTTCATTATGGTTTTATAATTAGGTTTAATTGTATAAACGAGGAACAAATAGTACTGTATAAACCAGTTTGTTATGCCGTTCGGTTTAACTCAAATATATAAATAAAATAAACGTAAAACAAGATAAAACGACGGGAAATGTTGTACATTAAATACGGTCATGTATGGTCAACTATGAATTGGTTTTTTAAGTATATGACGTTTTATATGAAACGATGATCAGCTATATCTTAGCTTTAAATTGGTAAAATGTAAGGACTATTGATTGCTATAGTCTTTTCGTTTTCTTCAACTTTTTAATTCACTACACTGCCTATAGGCACCTACTTCTTTCTTGTTTTTCATGTAAAGGTATAATCCTCCAAAAGCAAAGATCAATAGGATAGGAAGTATTAACGTGATCTGTAATACTTCCGGCCCAGCTAGGTTTTTAGCTGTTGTGTATGCCAAAGCTTCTGCCGTTCCTTCTGTTGCTGAACTATACAGATCGAGATTGGAACCAATTGGTAAATGCTTTATGATTAATCCATCATAATAGCTGCCCATGATCATCGTATAGATGGAAACAGCAAACATACCAGCTCCACCGATAAGATTTAAACCCAAAGCTCCAGATTGTGGAATATTTTCGGCAACAAAACCGATCATAGTTGGCCAGAAGTAACACACACCGATACCAAAAATAATTGCTGCAAAGAAAACAGCATTACCTGTAAAGCTACCAAGCATATATAGACCTGCTGCTGCAAAGATTGCTGAAAAAAGGAGCACACCTTGGGGTGCAAGTTTTTGAACAATTGGTTTTGCGAACGCGCGGCCTATTACCATAATTCCAGTGGTAATCGTAAGTAATAGAATGGCGTTGTCGGTTACATTTTTAAGCAGTAAACTAATCCATTGCCCTGTAAATAGTTCAGTAATAGCGGTCATAAACATGCATAGAAATAGGAATAGAAATAAAGGAGAGCCTACTGCCTTGTACATGTCTGCAGTGGAATATCCTGAGGATACCCGTTCTGTAACGGGGAAATCAAGCTTTGAGAAAATATAACCATAAATAACTGTTGGAATTAACATCATCCCAACTTGGAACTGCCATCCGATGCCCAGATGGACAAATAGCGTGACCAATAACGTACCTATCACAACACCTCCAGGAAACCAGAGATGGAAATAGTTGAGTCTAGTTGTCTTTTCTTGCGGATATAGTGCGGCCACTAATGGATTACAAGCGGCTTCAACCGTACCATTTGCAATGCCAATTAATAATGTGGAGAAGAAAAGACTCCAATAGCCTTGTGCAAAGATGGTCAATAGAATACCTGCTAAATGAAAAAGGAAAGCCATCACCAGAAGGCGTTTCATCCCGATGATGTCAACAATAAAACCACCGATAACGATGGCAAGTGGAAATCCCCAAAAAGCTGTAGCTGTGATGGTTCCCAACTGTGTCGCATTTAATTGAAAATCAATGCCGAGTTGATCCATCATACCCGCACGGATACCGAAAGAAAGCGAAGTGACTAAAAGAGCGAGACAACTTGCCCAAAATAGTTTAGATGTTTGAATTTGATGCATATATTTAGGTTAAATTGATTAGTTTAAAAGTATTTCATCCATAAATATCCAAGCTGGTTGTCCTTTTCCGGCGTGCCATTCTGGTAATTTTTTGAAGTTTTTACCTACAATTTTGATGCAGGAGATTGATTGCGATTTAAATTTTACTTCCATCTTGATAAATGCATCTGCTTCATCTTTTTGTGGCATTGGATTTTTTACACGTTGCAATAAGCGCATGTTTTTTTCGTTAGTACCACCCCATACTTCAAATTCCTGTGGGGGAAGGATATGTGTTTGGATTTTTTTCATCATGTTGACCGATATAGATTTGAGGGGTAGCTGTTCTTTGAAAAATAGCATTAATGCCATGTTTTCATTGTAACCGATCCATTTGCCATTCTGGATGTCAAAGCTGCCGAGTTGTAAATCTGTCAATGTCTTCGGTCCGTCACCTTTATATTTTTCACTTGGCGCTACTATAAATGCAATGCTGTCGGGGCTGTAGCGACTTTGATAAAAGTTAAAAGTCAAGACATCACTACCGTACCATCCGGTTTTATATGCTTTAGTTTTTAATGTAACGGACTCTTTAATTTCAATTTCTTTGTCGTAAAGAGGTGACTTTAAACTATCGGGTTCGGTTCCATCGGTTGTATACCTGATCTCTACACCGTTGATGGGATGTTTAATCTGTAATGGTATTCTATTTTTGAAAATAGAAACGGTTGTACTTAAATGTGGCTGGTTTAGCTTTATGGGACTCTTTCCGTCGTCTTTAAAGCCTGTAATAATGCGAATTCCTTTTGCTAATTGTTTCAATTGGCCAATTTCATTTTCCTTTATATCAGTTCGCCATAATGATAGCTCTTTTAGGTTTTTCATAGCAACAAGTTGCTTCACGGTATTGAAATTTACTGCTGTACCAGATAGTGATAGGGTATTTAACTGTTTTAATGGAAGTAAATGCTTCAGTCCGTCGCCTTTAATAGCTGTGAAGTTGAGATTCAGTTTACGTAAATTTTCAAATGTGCTGATCGTTTTTAGTTCTTCGTCTTGCACGGGTAATCCGTTTAAGTTGAGAGATACAATCTGTCTTTTTATTTCTGTCAATTCTTTTAGCGCTTCTGGTTTGTAAATCGTTTTGTTATAGATATTAACAGACAGAGCAGGGGAGCCTTTATCGAGGATGGAAATAACCCGATAATCATTATTTAGTTTTTTGACCGTTGCCTCTGATGCCGCTGCAAAATCATATTGTTGTGCCATTGAAGGTGATGGGCCTAAAGTTGTAGAAGCTAGTATGCGTAAAGAATCTTGCTGTGGTAAATCGATTACTTTTTTATCCAATTGTGCATTTCCTTTTATCCAGAGGGTCAGTACAGCTATTTCTGTGGCAGTAAGTTCGGGTTTTCCTTTTGGAGGCATTCTTTTTTCATCTTCAACTGGAAGATGAAGGCGTTGCAATAATAAACTGATTTGGGGATTGCCGGGAACAAATAGTTTTCCATTTTTGCCACCTTTTAACATAGATGCTGCGTCAGTGAGGTTTAAGCTTCCTTTTGCTTTTTCCATATTGTGGCAACTGGCGCATTTGGCTGTAAAAATAGGTAGAATCACGTCTTGATAGATCATCGCTTGCTCTATTGAGACTTTTTCTGGGGTGGGTGTGACAGGAGCGAGTACGAAATTTTCGCCATGGGTCAATATGGCTCCATAATGCCCCGTAAGAAGAAGTGAAATAATAGTGAGCAAGGCAAACATTTTTGAAAGTGGAGAATTGTACCATGATTTTTCCCGTATCCAATAAATGAAAGAAAATATAAAGACAAGACTTACGCCGGTCCATTTGTGCCACTGTAAAGTACTTCCGCTGTAACCATCTTCTTGTGATAGTAATAAACCCATAATGACCGTTACTGTTGCCAAGAAAATACCACCTAGCAGTAGTCCCGATGTAAATTTGTGATATAGGGTTAATGTTGCATAGGATTTATTGTAACGAAAAATTTCAAGCAGCATCGCCAATAGCAATAGCACAATTGGAAAATGTAGTAGCATGGGATGCATTCTTCCAAATGATTGAAGCCATAGTGGTACCGAGATCTGTTTTCCAAATATTAATAAAAAGATGATAAAAATATTTAGCGCAAACAGTGCATGTTCTGTAAATCCTTTGAAGGTAATTTTCATATAAAAATTAGACTCGTGTAAATTTATAGGGATATACTTTTCCTGATGCCCATTGTGCTACGTAGATATTTTCGTCGTCATCGATGCAAACATCATGTGGGTTATGTAATATTTGTAATTCTTGGGCCATGGGCTGTAAGGTGCCATTGCTATATACTGGGATGGTACCACCAATATTGGATATTACCTTATTGTTTTTGTCTAGAATCGTAACGAAACCACTGTCTGCTTTATTGAGATCAGGAGATCTTAAAACAGCAGCATAAAGATTTTCATTTTTGATGACTGGCCGGCAGATGCATGCTCCTGGCAATGCGATGACTTCTAGGAGATTGCCGTTCATATCAAAACGTTTAAAGCAGTTGCGTGTACGGTCAGTAACCAGTAAGGTCGGATTTCCACTTCTTTTATCTACGCAAACCCCATGAGCATTGTCCAAATGTTTTACTTCTTTTCCTCTTCCTCCAAAGTAGCCCTGTAGCTTCCCGTCAGCATTATAATGAAAGACATACTGCAAGCCATAACCATCGGCAATATAGAAATCGCCATTGTCTGCAACAGCGACTTCAGTCGGCACAAATTCTTCTTTTTTTTGATATAAACCGGTTTCCATAGGACAATCGATGGTTTTTAATATGTTGCCATCTAATGTGGTTTTAAAAACCTGATGCCTATCGGTATCTGTAATAAATAGCGATTCTTGTTTGCCTTCATTGGCGATGGTCAATCCATGTGCACCTGGAAAATCATGGCCCCAGGAGTTTAATAATTTACCCGATTTGTTATAAATTAAGATATTATTTTTAGTTTCATTGGTTAATAGTATAATACGTCCTTTTTTATCTTGGACCATTTCATGGCAGTCATTTACTGGGTTTTTGAGCGGATTTAATTGTCCCCATTTGTTATCAAGTGTGTAGCGCATGTTATGATGTCCGTATATTGGACCTTTTGGTTTGGCCATGAGGTCCTTCATAATGAAGAAACTTGCAGATAAGGTTGCTGTATTTTTGATAAATGATCTTCTTTCCATAAAAAAATAAGGTTATACTAATATGTCATTGATTACTTTTCCTGCGACATCGGTTAATCTATAACGTCTGCCTAGATGTTTATAGGTGAGTTTTTCATGGTTTAATCCGAGCTGATGTAGGATTGTGGCATGAAAGTCATGCACATGAACAGGATCTTTGATGATGTTATATCCTAGTTCATCGGATTCACCGTATACGATTCCTGGTTTGACTCCGCCACCTGCCATCCATATACTGAAGCAACGGGGATGATGATCACGCCCATAATTATCTTTGGTCATGGCGCCTTGGCTGTAATTGGTTCGTCCAAATTCTCCTCCCCAGATGACGAGTGTTTCATCCAATAGACCTCTTTGTTTGAGATCTGTAATTAATGCTGCCGATGCTTGGTCTACATCTTTTGCCTGACCTGCCATTTCTGTGGGTAAGTTACCATGTTGATCCCAACCTTGATGATAGAGCTGAACAAAACGGACTCCGTTTTCACTAAGTTTTCTTGCAAGTAGGCAATTGGCCGCAAAAGTACCGGGATTAAGGCAGTCTGCGCCATACAGTTTGATGATATCATCGGGTTCTTTAGAAAGATCAGTGACTTCTGGAACTGCAGTTTGCATACGATAGGCCATTTCATATTGCTGTACCTTGGCATTGATCTCTGGATCGCCAAATTCCTGATAGGAGAGGTCATTCATCGCGGCTAATTGATCAAGCATTTTTCTGCGTTCAAAACGATTTAAGCCATCAGGGTCTTTTAGGTAAAGCACTGGATCTTCACCACTGCTGAACTGTACGCCCTGATGGGTCGAGTCTAGAAAACCGTTGCTCCACAACTTGGAGTAGACACCCTGACCATTACCTTTTCCGCGTGATAATAATACAGTGTACGCCGGGAGGTTTTTATTTTCACTTCCTAGACCATAACTAAGCCAAGCACCCATACTGGGTCTGTTTCCTTGTTGTGCACCACTTTGAAAAAATGTCAGTGCGGGATCATGATTGATCGCTTCTGTGAACATAGATTTAATGATACAGATATCGTCAACAACTTTTGCTGTATGTGGAAATAAATCGCTGATCCATGCACGCGACTCTCCATATTGTTTGAAATCATAGTAGGAACCTACTAAAGGGAATGACGCCTGATTGGCAGTCATACCTGTAAGCCTTTGTGCTCCCCGTATGGATTCAGGAAGCTCTTGACCCATCATTTCTCTGAGTTTGGGTTTATAATCGAAAGATTCGAGTTGTGATGGAGCCCCATTCTGAAAGAGATAAATTACACGCTTTGCTTTAGGAGCAAAATCTGGAATACCCGAGGGAAGTCCTGCTTGCTCAAAGCCTCCTTCAAATAGATCGGGAATGAGCAAAGATCCCAATGCTACACTGCCTAAGCCTAAACTTAGTTTTGAAAGGAATCGACGTCTATTGAAATTAAGACCATGTTCTAAAATATTTTTGTCCATAATTTAGGATTTTGTAATGGTTTCTTCTAAATTGTATATAATGGTAATTACGCCCATTAATGCAGCAAGTTGTGTTTTATTGACTTTCTGATCTATAGGAAA
This region includes:
- a CDS encoding mandelate racemase/muconate lactonizing enzyme family protein: MKITNIEAFWLGCPIPKEKQHFSDYGLLTNFDMTLVVVTTEDGLQGFGEAKAAVGSSGVCASIVSCIENELKPILIGKNAKNINRLWEEMYNGTRDHYALTRGRRFPILGRRGLTIAAMSGIDTALWDLKGKALGVPVMDLLGGACREQMPAYASGGWASVDHIGEQLNSYVAKGFNAVKMRVGIMDQTVQNSIDRVKAARKALGPHIKLMTDAHGTFSVPEAKQFCRGVEDCNLYWFEEPINPDNRHGTAEVRASTTIPIAAGESEFTSFDIRDLLEVRALDVIQPDAAIIGGISETMRVGHLASVHQLELAPHCWGSAFSFMAGLHVAFASQAATIIEFSLGGNPMMYDLVHEQITVTDGVIAAPVAPGLGLTPNWNFINEFKQKI
- a CDS encoding PVC-type heme-binding CxxCH protein; the encoded protein is MMKIVTKRTWVLFIIVAAVAVGGILFLVRSNQPTLPLKKGAHIVLIGNNLGSRMMNYGHFETELQLRYPDSNLYIRNMCDGGNTPGFRPHASRKSPWAFPGAENFQTDLAQSSGSEGFFETEDQWLARLKADIIIAFFGYNESFEGAEGLENYKSELDAFIKHTIKQQYNGTSPVKLALVSPIAFENLSKQYDLPDGKQENRNLSLYAAAMKEIAAKNNVHFVDVYNPTERWYFWTKEPLTIDGSQLTDAGYARFAPLLADLIFGKADDKNEDNRDLVRHAVLEKNWMWHNDIKIPNGVHAYGRRYDPFGPDNYPAEIKKIREMTAIRDTAIWLAAHGKKMDVAAADKKTTPVPEVKTNYDPGKNGNLAYLYGDDALATLKVAPGFKIDLFASEKEFPDLANPCQITFDNKGRLWVATMPSYPHYKPGDSKPNDKLIILEDTDQDGKADKQTVFADGLHLPVGFEITADGVYLSQGTNFMLLKDTDGDDRADVREILLSGFDDHDTHHNIHAFTVDPSGAIIMGEGVFLHSNIETSYGPVRGTNGGFYRYSPQRRYLERMAQPNVPNPWGIAFDEWGQNFYAETSGPDVSWMLPVTIKPKYGVATTKSRNLVQDEHRVRPTSGLEFVSSRHFPDSLQGDFLINNTIGFLGTKEHRLNDDGTGYKSTHRQDLLQSSDKNFRPVDLEFAPDGSLYIADWHNILIGHMQHNARDPLRDHVHGRIYRITYPSRPLLKPAQIAGASIPQLLDNLKLPEYRTRYRTRAELRGRKSSEVLPQLKNWVAKLDKSNPKYAHQLVEALWVSWGLNQVDQELLRKVLKSDDYHARAAAVRVLRYTGHQVKDHEKLLMQAASDPHGRVRLEVLTAASWMPREKGMPIMLAIAKKGVDDWIEPAYTMAVANLTRREELKDDSPDKVKTSLTGIERDQYIKGKALFAKEGFCITCHQADGNGLPMSGFPPLHGTKWVTGSQDRLIKVVLKGLHGPMEVNGTKFPGQVPMTPFEGMLSDEEVAAVLTYVRNSFGNKASAVSKEKVKAVRAASESKKGFYAPAELLQEFSLEK
- a CDS encoding VOC family protein — encoded protein: MARAIKINHVTLIVDNLEKAAAFYQNELGLEPLAAFRFDYPVMFFKFNDEQQLHLSEWEDTPSFRGHICVQVDDFNKIFFRMKELQLIDITPWGKVRKLPDGAMQLFLRDPAGNLVEISSAPGSEIDPLILEDDLYEEGIYISNRNDFRGYKSDEATLYHK
- a CDS encoding 2-hydroxyacid dehydrogenase — encoded protein: MTIKKNVLLLETIAEEALVMLQDQVNVLTGYDSISLQKAIDKYTINAIITRGKGQINKALLDACPALQAVARCGVGLDNIDVHEATARNISIIHAPASNASTIAEHTLALMLMLTRNLYESIQQVKNNNWNWRNQYNGDELHGKTLGIIGLGNIGQRVAKLADAFGMKVIYSSRSTKDVPYRQVTQTELLQQADIVSLHLPYTTVIGTLLGAQELNLMKPTALLINTARGALIDHEALVKALNTNSLAGFAADVLPEEPPKHPDALVDHRHTLITPHSGSLTATTYRHMCVYTITNVLALLRDEKTESRSVYNLSALQKQA
- a CDS encoding sugar phosphate isomerase/epimerase family protein; the protein is MELSIHNWMRAETIETTIRRASSLGYTKIEIAGSPEHYDTKEVRKLLKQYGLSCWGSVTLMLGDRNLLAKDEAQRSKSIQYVKDVARMVKELDGHMISVVPGTVGKIIPDGRPEEEWQWAIDSLQDVYHYTQSSGILIGIEPINRFETYFVNRGDQALALAAAVGPDCGVCLDTFHMNIEEDDLYEAIKRAKGKLVGFHVADNNRMAPGMGTLNWSKILETLDQIGYNEVLSVEFCSPLDRTPANPYPNSIDEHPENLSPEQKKFLEDHGSASVSEEFYTMLTQKSFEILSKLIK